The following is a genomic window from Cydia amplana chromosome 23, ilCydAmpl1.1, whole genome shotgun sequence.
attcttattcttattcttattcctatgaaattccggggttcccatacagagtggctgaaaaataactgcattccgttgccagggaggtgttgggattatactgagcaacttttacaacctccctggcaacggaaatgcagttattttttaggcactctgtatgggaaccccggaatttcatatgaaaagttaaaagtaaaaaaaaatcataactcgataactacgaaaaatcggctaacatacatggggtatattctgatagcccacgacgtgaggaatctaaaaaaaaatttttggacgtcaaggtttggaccaccctgtatataggctgaattattattattatttataggcggtacggtaccgttattatttatcaataccgcttcgttttgaaggtactatacctgttgaaatataaagtacggtaccggtataaaattgcagcaggtacaacaattttttataggtgtacagtcagctgcagagaaaaggtaccacccctgcatacaatcttctatgcaggggtgacctgcagctgactgtacctaaaccatcactgaccgagcgtaggcgaaggtctccgtttcagcttgggcaaaaatactttcgtttgttcgaatgttctcctttgcatatcacatttctcaaatatctcgagaaaatttgtaagcaggttcggtagttggatataattactcggtttcttttttttttataagttctaataggcagagattggcataaaggacttaagcgacagtagggtctgtggtacttagaccattgtgattattcgtagtgtccgaccgaagattcggtttcggtttcggtttcggccataaaatcatgtttcggccgtagtttcggtttcggccaaaaaacggccgaatctttcggcctggccgaaacatacgaaatagtacttcgtattatgaaactaaactatgtgacaaagaccaaaagttggcgagcaagtaggacaacaatatttatatatacagaaatttgtgtttcggtcggacactaattattaggtacttactgattacgctgcgccgcgtggaacgtgaggtgcgttggggtaagtacatacaaatcattcaagaaaaaaatcccttttaagatcactcgtgtgtctgcccctaatagactaattcaattgaaatttggtacacatttttcacatatgacaaagagtcggtgatccaaagatggactagtaacgtaaataaataaacttttaactttgcggccatttttttgtatcgtgtgatatatcagatattaaattgtaagatatttactaataataagcattggtcacgtaaattatttttagtctttttttgcaagtatgaatgatatagaacattatttcaattatttttaaaattaagcctatccaaaggcgacttggaagatgtgtcatggggatctatattcgttgggtgaaaaacaagtttttttgtctaattatcgtttaaaacacaatcgatcggcaataacgcgggcacataaaacaaaaaacttcttttttcactcataaaactccttaaacctaataagagctaaacaaaaacaagtgcgagtcggactcgcattctaagggttccgtatattaagtccgtctcacgcttgactgcacatttcttatagattttcctgacatatataggtaaagaactactttgtgtatttttttcaaaattttagatccagttgtttcggagaaagtgggcggagaatgatcattttttgcctattttcatgaataactgctgaactattaatcctaaaattataaaaaaagttatgtttgagattcttacaatgagctcttttatttgatatgtaacactatatagtttaaaaaacattttttaattttttcatttaccccccccccccccccaaaatggctaccgtatttcaaattctctaaaatacattttatttacgttacacgtccatctttgggtcacaaatttacatttgtgtgccaaatttacatatgtgtgccaaatttcaactgaattggtccagtagtttcggagaaaatagactgtgacagacggacggacagacagacagacgcacgaagaattatatgtatatgcacttatcccaacgcacctctcgttctacgctgcgcggggttcattgccgctcctaccgccgtaagtgtaagtacaactacatcatcaaggctacgatcgaagataatcagttcagcactgaaataatagcggtggaatgccagtataatatttaattatttattttaattttataaatttaatagcaaaataaatagcgaatataggatactcgtacaagtaaatctgtaaagatcttaggggtacatcagccgacatatattattaaattttattttgtcggccttaattaaatttccaccctgccgaaactttatttatttaaatttttaattgaattgatttttcgccttatgaataaccgtatagagtagtaaataacattttacatctgacttaatgacatctgggtttatacggtttaactttacaaaacgcgtatctcgacaaagccataatatgcagaaaatagttaacaatcaaatgaattaaattagaatttaaatacgtcacgtgtgacatgaacagacaaggagagcaagatttaatgtattgtttctctttcttctttcaatggaacgtttttacagtttctgttcctcaaaagaggtcagtggttaacactaaactcaaaacgcaatcttaaaaaaacttgatgggtcaatgacctgtcccagtaaagtgaggtagtgtgcgtgaagtgcgcttgtgtgtgaaatggggtaaattgacagaatctgaaaatttacccacctctaccgtcaccttaagaagCTAGTTCGAAACCACCATGCCAAAAAATTGCAAAAACTTCAAGTAAACCAGCTTTATTCCTAAAACATAAATGCGACTGCTCGCATACTTACATGTCTACAGAAAACCAAATACAACAGGAAAAAGCAAATATATTTCGCCAAATCTAAAAAcccttatattaaaaataagatAGTTACAGTTAGGTCATATAgaaaaactatatttattaGTTAAAAACACTCATTTTTGCCATCAatttaaatagtttttcttGTAGACAGTACTATTGAAATAGTATTAGTAGTTACTTATATAATGTTTCTTACTGAAACCTTTTATAAACATACCTGTGCTATTCTGTGTAACATAATCACGTTTATTAACTTTTCAAATGAAGGGTTTAAAATTGGCCAAATATAACTTCAAAGCTTACAATATTAATAATCACGAAATAATCATTATATGCGTCGCGAACACCTGAAATCTTCGAAGAATCAATTATCAATGCAAACTACCTCAGGTTTATCCAGGCAAACcacctcatcatcatcactacCTCCTGACCCCAGATCCATATCAGTGTCATCATAAGTATCTTGTAACTCTGACTTCAACTTTTTGATCAACTCCAGCAAAGCTTTCTCAGATTTATGATACTTCACTTCAGCAACTGCAGTGCGATTTCTCTCATCGACAAAGTCTAGTTTGTAATTCATTTTCATAATCGTCTCAACTGATATAACGTCAATATCCACCTCCAATCTTACAAACACTGCTTTGTTGCGAAACTCTTTatgaagtttttgaattttccaTTTGCTGAAATCAATCCCTTTAACTCCTCTGTTACTATGCTTGAGTCTCTCAAGAATAATAGGTGCGTTCACTCTGTTCTCGTCATCTGGTAGGGTTATATACATGGGTATATATCGAGTGTTAACTTCGTCAGCCCCTACAACCACTATTTTCATGCTCAAATTACAATCATCCAATTTCATCAACCATCGTTGTGATTCGGGGTTTTCCGGAAGAATGCCGAAGTATCGAGGGCTTTGGAAGCCGTGTTTCACGAAATCTGTCTTACTTTTGCCCCCTTCTTGGTGATATTTGAATATTTGGGTGATGATCACCTCCCTGATCTTTCGAGCCTGGTTGATCCCCAGATTTTTGTTGCCGGGTAGTGTGATCTTGACCAATTTGGGATCATTGGCGATCATCGGCATCGGGTTGTTAATCGCAGCATTCTTTAGTTCGATTGGGTTCGTTATAGACTGATCTTTCAGTCCTAAATCGAACGCGTCTTTATCTATAGCGACCGCTTTTAAGAAAACGCTGACTTTCTGCAGTTCGTAACTGAGATTCATGTTGTATCTTTCGAGAGCGCGCGCCGCCGCTGGTGGCATGTCGACATAAACTCTAGTACCTTTGACGGTAACGATTTTCTTGACGAGTTTCCATTTACTTACCCTAGCGCCGTCGAGATTTTTGTTCTGCAGCTTAAGCTTGTCAAGCGGCTCGATTTTAGACCTGGAATGACCCGGAAGCCATATAGCAGCCCTCTCATACCAAAGCTCCTCGCTAGTGTAAACTAGGATGTTGAATTTGAAGCTACTATTGCTGAAATCGTGTTTGAAAAGCCACTCTTTGGACATTTCGTCGCGCATTTGTAGCTCGTAGCGTAGCGTGCTGTGGAGGCCTCTGAAAGTGAAATCTGGAGCCCACTGGCCCGCTTCGGATTCCTTAACGATCTGCTGAATTAAGTAGGTCTTTAGTAAAACCGCTTCGCGATCTGTGAACGGTTCGAAGTCGTCTTTGCAAAGATAGAGTATGTTGTTATCTGCTTGCTTCTGAGGTTCCTGAAACGGTTGCTGATACACCGGAGGAACCATCATAGGGTTCATGGGAGCCATCACCGGCATCATTGATGGCGGCGGAAACGGAATACCCACGTTAGGCGTGACTGGTGCTTGTGTCATATCCCACTCTGGAACTGTTTATACATTTACATAGTTACCGATTTGACAATTTTAAATGTGGAATTATATAACAAAGAAAAAACTAATGTACTTACCATGCGGCTTTGTTTTACTATCGCCTGAAAATAACGAAATTAACTTGTCTTATGGATACCGCATTTAATCAAATATCTAACCTAAACCATGGCTTTCATTgtgattaaatttaattttcataaatttaaatggcatattttagctaaaaatatgaatgtatacctttaaaaaattgtaaacagaTTCCCATAACACGTCGCACATCTAGATTTGAGAGTGAAACGATCTAACGTGAattttactaaaaaaatatctctcTCCCCATCCGCtagagttgtttttttttctccacCTTCGAAATAAAAGGAGGATACGACAGACTTTTACGAAGTTCGTCTCTTGTGGTTTGTACTGACGTGGCGACGACGGCAAAGGACACTTTGAACGATACAAGCGGCACTTTTCAAGTGAGAAGGCTCactccactgacaatccaacctctagactgagcttaggccaattctttcatgaaaccgatgctgccaaaaatacgggggtgcggggggacgaggtgagcgaatcccgtgccgtgattcgtccattcaaagacacggaccaatcacggcacgggattgactcgaagatggagtaacgctaccgtatgtgtggcagagggggtagcgcgactatgctatgtctagaggttggattgtctgtggctcACTCTCAAATCCAAACCTCGAACGCAAAACGGTACACATAACATTATACGTAAATAAATTAGTGAATGATGAGAGCAAAATGTGGAATTACCTTGACTTGGAGATGGGTCAGCAAAGCGCTTAACGCTCTTTGGAGGGGCTTCAGAATAGTCTGAAAAAGAATATTATATTGTTGAATTACGTCTTATCTATACGTTGTATTAATAACATTGCGCAATGGAAATAACTGAACAGTAAGTTTAATGGTTAGGGTTGTTAAATAATCTTACCTGGATTGGAACGTTTCGGTCTGAATTGACTCGGAAAGCTTGACATGACATCTCTGAGAATCTTGTCCTCGCCGGCGCCGCTATATTTGGCGTTAAACTTGACTATCAGCTCTATGAACGAAACGTCGCTCTCTCCGAACATTTCGGTGAAGATTCTGCTCACAGCAAGCTTCAATTCCTGGCAGATGCGTTTGTTCTGTTCCGCTTCGGCGTCGATGTTGTGTTTGTCGAGGATTTTCTGTGTTATTTCCTCGATCGCCTTGTCTTTTTTGGCTTTGATGGCTTTAGATTTGATGTATTCTTCCGTGTTCCAGTCTTCTTTTCTGCGCTCTTCGAAACGGAAGCGGTCGTCATCTCGAGGCTTCGGTCTATCTTCAAACTTCGGACGGTCTTGGTATGCCTTTGGCTCTGGTTCTCTGCGATCGTAATCCCTCTTGCGGTCATCTCGGCGAAACTCCTCAGCCCTCCTTTGGAAATCTCGCGCTCTTTTGTGTACATCTTCGAAGTCCTTATCCAGTTCTTCGGACATTTTACGGAGGACTTCTCTGTGCAAATCCATTCTGGCTGCTTCAGGTTTTTTCACGGGAACCTCTCTTCTGTAATCCTCTCTTTCAGCTGGTTTCGCGACATCCCATTTTCTTTCCTCTTCACGACGGAAATCATCACGACGATCGTTAAAATCGTCTCTAGGACTGAATTTGGGTCTGTCGAACTCTCGAGGGAATTTCGGGTCTTTCCTGGTGTCGTCGCGGCCAAATTTAGGATCTGCGAATTCATCACGAGGAGGGTCTCTAAATGCAGGTGGTTTAGCGAACTCTTCCCGCGGCGAAAATTTGGGTCTTTTATCGTCGAACGGCACAAACTTAGATCTTTTATCGTCGAAGTCATCTCGCGGACTAAACTTAGGTTTATTTGCCTCGAAGTCATCTCGAAGATCGAACGTGGCTTTCTTTTCCAAATCATCAAGAGGAGCGAATCTGCTTTTTTTCTCGAAGACATCTCGAGGGCTAAATTTGGGTACCTTGTCGAAATCATCTCTGGGACTAAACTTGGGCCCGTCCCGTCCGAACCTATCGTCACGTAAGTCCAGTTCCTCTCTGCGTTCTGGACGGGGTCCCAAGTCGGTGCGCACACGGATAATGTCTTGCGGGGGGAATCTTGGTTCCTCGTCTGGTCTTCTGACATCGACAGCCTTCTTATCATATTCCCATACGGGTCTTCTTGGTTCATCAAAATCTGGTCTCTTTTCTTCTAGAGGAGGTTGCCCAGGCCAAATAGGTGGTGGTGGTGCTTCCCGAACCTCAGGGCTTCGTCGCTTCTCTAAAGCCCAGGACCGCCGCGGCGAGCGTGGCGAAGGCGAATGCCTCTTGAATCTTTCCTGAGACTTGTCTCTGCGAACGGGCGATCGACTCTTCCTCGGCGAATGGGATCTTTTGCCCTTTCCTTGTCTATCGAATGGCATTCGCGGCGGGATTCGATCGTCGTCTCGCTTTAACATATCTGGCCGAATAGGTTGTTTGTTCTGCTGCCAAGGAGATGGCGGCTCGACCGGCCGCCCGGGTTTGGGATAATCCTTTTCGACGTTCGGACGGTATCCACCTGAGTACATAGCTTGATTTGGCGCCTGTAAATTGAAAGTTCATTTGCAAAATGGACACAAAAATTAGAACTCCCTGCTAGAAATATTTTCAAGGAATATCATAGTAAAAAAATGGTTCTTATAGCAGCAAAACTAAAAGCCTACGTAATTACGGAGATTGGCCTTTTAGAGCCCAATGTTGTTGAAATTAATGTGAGGTATATCCGTTCAGTTTTTAATTGTTCTGAAAACGCGACTTTGTTATCATACCATTTCATGTAGGAATGACCGGAGAATTTTCGATTCTCTTTCTGTAAACTTTTTTTACTGGTGGCAGGCAATTTATCTACAAATCACGTACGCTATAAGTTTCCTGAGCAAAAGCTGTAATTTTTCCCTTTTAACAGCTTCTTTACTGGTATTGACAAAtcctttgttttcttttttactgAAAACATGTCGCCAGAAGGAAATCTGGAACCTCGAGCACGCGGATGCTTTTTGACACATATCTGTGGTAGATTCCTAGCAAGTGGTAATCTGATGATAACACGATCCCTTTCGTTGTAAAACAATTGTATATGTTAGCAATTTATTTAGTTCCAACTATGCAGTGGAAAAAACGAAGGATATTCAAATTTATAATGGTGGTCGAATGTAAAAACTGCagtaacatttataataataaagtgtTGTAGGACGCAGTTGTTTTTctacttttttttcttttcttttgaatctttatttaaaGCTGCGTTTTTGCCTCGTTGTCGTCTTTCAAAGTCGTCCATAACTCCATAAGTATTACTAATACGCCGTTCACATTATGCCGTTGTAGGGAATGCAATAATAAGCAAAGTGGCCAACGTGTAAACGTATTCTTGTTAATGCACGAATGCTCGCGAATTGACTTCGAATATCTTTGGCATGGCTGCATAAAACTCGAGGATTCCGCGTTCTCGGTCGATCATTTTATGGTCAAAAATCGTAATAGGCAGCAATCTTAAGGTATACTGTCCCATTAGCTCGACAAACTAGCCACAGTCATCCATATCGTTGTACCACATAAGTACAAACAGTACGTTTCCTATTTACCAGCATGGATTGTGAACGGAGGATTCTAGCACGCTATGGTAGTCTAGAGCGAActcctgcgggcgcagcatggttacatttttatcgcctgtcactatgcccgtcactttcgcacttgcatacttgttagaatgtgacaggcacggtgacaagcgataaaaatgcgacctctctctttctctctcatCTTAGCGTTTATCCTGGTTGCAACCTCCGCTATTGCTTCGGTGCCCAGGATCCTTTCCTACTTTTTCTCTTCCACTTTGCACGGTGTTCAGCAGCCGCTTTAGTAGTGCTGGCAAGCATGTCATTCCTCACATCCAACCAGCATCTCCAGGGATTTCCCCTTTT
Proteins encoded in this region:
- the LOC134658782 gene encoding uncharacterized protein LOC134658782 isoform X3; protein product: MMLTISGLPPTTTYKDIKLLIKKQCNLNDFILDELVKDNGLKKVRIGLADESEGSHLIKCLDGFWVMGCALRVVPVSKSQNSQQNFGPQGNYNQPRNDYQQDYRPQWEPNMPASQLTSPQWTANSIGPGPGPNNNSYGFQQGPGPNSNMPPQHQNMHQNQYSNQQYQGHQGPPQNMGSMGSHAPNMGPNGPSMGHGMGQMRSDGKPFPRDQFQRPQDQGYGGPPRNAPDSGPPGQRPHVLRTVEIVDTPMNRPGGQHNRFPGQNYPAQSKPITIMKDNFQGPSQYSPGQNSGPPQAQPWIQQQQKPFDKPSGPFDKPSGPYDKPSGPYDKPFDRADKPYDKDYGRPKSPRRHSPDRMSPRRHSPGRRVSPGRRMSPGRRMSPGRRMSPGRRMSPGRRMSPGRRMSPGRRVSPGRRMSPGRVSPGRRMSPGRREPPRDDRRSPGRMGPGMEPGRPQWNARRISPGKRSPERRPEPGSARYSPTRHTMDKRDDFRDNKTIRPAYEPTPQAPNQAMYSGGYRPNVEKDYPKPGRPVEPPSPWQQNKQPIRPDMLKRDDDRIPPRMPFDRQGKGKRSHSPRKSRSPVRRDKSQERFKRHSPSPRSPRRSWALEKRRSPEVREAPPPPIWPGQPPLEEKRPDFDEPRRPVWEYDKKAVDVRRPDEEPRFPPQDIIRVRTDLGPRPERREELDLRDDRFGRDGPKFSPRDDFDKVPKFSPRDVFEKKSRFAPLDDLEKKATFDLRDDFEANKPKFSPRDDFDDKRSKFSPREEFAKPPAFRDPPRDEFADPKFGRDDTRKDPKFPREFDRPKFSPRDDFNDRRDDFRREEERKWDVAKPAEREDYRREVPVKKPEAARMDLHREVLRKMSEELDKDFEDVHKRARDFQRRAEEFRRDDRKRDYDRREPEPKAYQDRPKFEDRPKPRDDDRFRFEERRKEDWNTEEYIKSKAIKAKKDKAIEEITQKILDKHNIDAEAEQNKRICQELKLAVSRIFTEMFGESDVSFIELIVKFNAKYSGAGEDKILRDVMSSFPSQFRPKRSNPDYSEAPPKSVKRFADPSPSQGDSKTKPHVPEWDMTQAPVTPNVGIPFPPPSMMPVMAPMNPMMVPPVYQQPFQEPQKQADNNILYLCKDDFEPFTDREAVLLKTYLIQQIVKESEAGQWAPDFTFRGLHSTLRYELQMRDEMSKEWLFKHDFSNSSFKFNILVYTSEELWYERAAIWLPGHSRSKIEPLDKLKLQNKNLDGARVSKWKLVKKIVTVKGTRVYVDMPPAAARALERYNMNLSYELQKVSVFLKAVAIDKDAFDLGLKDQSITNPIELKNAAINNPMPMIANDPKLVKITLPGNKNLGINQARKIREVIITQIFKYHQEGGKSKTDFVKHGFQSPRYFGILPENPESQRWLMKLDDCNLSMKIVVVGADEVNTRYIPMYITLPDDENRVNAPIILERLKHSNRGVKGIDFSKWKIQKLHKEFRNKAVFVRLEVDIDVISVETIMKMNYKLDFVDERNRTAVAEVKYHKSEKALLELIKKLKSELQDTYDDTDMDLGSGGSDDDEVVCLDKPEVVCIDN
- the LOC134658782 gene encoding uncharacterized protein LOC134658782 isoform X5, with amino-acid sequence MMLTISGLPPTTTYKDIKLLIKKQCNLNDFILDELVKDNGLKKVRIGLADESEGSHLIKCLDGFWVMGCALRVVPVSKSQNSQQNFGPQGNYNQPRNDYQQDYRPQWEPNMPASQLTSPQWTANSIGPGPGPNNNSYGFQQGPGPNSNMPPQHQNMHQNQYSNQQYQGHQGPPQNMGSMGSHAPNMGPNGPSMGHGMGQMRSDGKPFPRDQFQRPQDQGYGGPPRNAPDSGITIMKDNFQGPSQYSPGQNSGPPQAQPWIQQQQKPFDKPSGPFDKPSGPYDKPSGPYDKPFDRADKPYDKDYGRPKSPRRHSPDRMSPRRHSPGRRVSPGRRMSPGRRMSPGRRMSPGRRMSPGRRMSPGRRMSPGRRVSPGRRMSPGRVSPGRRMSPGRREPPRDDRRSPGRMGPGMEPGRPQWNARRISPGKRSPERRPEPGSARYSPTRHTMDKRDDFRDNKTIRPAYEPTPQAPNQAMYSGGYRPNVEKDYPKPGRPVEPPSPWQQNKQPIRPDMLKRDDDRIPPRMPFDRQGKGKRSHSPRKSRSPVRRDKSQERFKRHSPSPRSPRRSWALEKRRSPEVREAPPPPIWPGQPPLEEKRPDFDEPRRPVWEYDKKAVDVRRPDEEPRFPPQDIIRVRTDLGPRPERREELDLRDDRFGRDGPKFSPRDDFDKVPKFSPRDVFEKKSRFAPLDDLEKKATFDLRDDFEANKPKFSPRDDFDDKRSKFVPFDDKRPKFSPREEFAKPPAFRDPPRDEFADPKFGRDDTRKDPKFPREFDRPKFSPRDDFNDRRDDFRREEERKWDVAKPAEREDYRREVPVKKPEAARMDLHREVLRKMSEELDKDFEDVHKRARDFQRRAEEFRRDDRKRDYDRREPEPKAYQDRPKFEDRPKPRDDDRFRFEERRKEDWNTEEYIKSKAIKAKKDKAIEEITQKILDKHNIDAEAEQNKRICQELKLAVSRIFTEMFGESDVSFIELIVKFNAKYSGAGEDKILRDVMSSFPSQFRPKRSNPDYSEAPPKSVKRFADPSPSQGDSKTKPHVPEWDMTQAPVTPNVGIPFPPPSMMPVMAPMNPMMVPPVYQQPFQEPQKQADNNILYLCKDDFEPFTDREAVLLKTYLIQQIVKESEAGQWAPDFTFRGLHSTLRYELQMRDEMSKEWLFKHDFSNSSFKFNILVYTSEELWYERAAIWLPGHSRSKIEPLDKLKLQNKNLDGARVSKWKLVKKIVTVKGTRVYVDMPPAAARALERYNMNLSYELQKVSVFLKAVAIDKDAFDLGLKDQSITNPIELKNAAINNPMPMIANDPKLVKITLPGNKNLGINQARKIREVIITQIFKYHQEGGKSKTDFVKHGFQSPRYFGILPENPESQRWLMKLDDCNLSMKIVVVGADEVNTRYIPMYITLPDDENRVNAPIILERLKHSNRGVKGIDFSKWKIQKLHKEFRNKAVFVRLEVDIDVISVETIMKMNYKLDFVDERNRTAVAEVKYHKSEKALLELIKKLKSELQDTYDDTDMDLGSGGSDDDEVVCLDKPEVVCIDN
- the LOC134658782 gene encoding uncharacterized protein LOC134658782 isoform X2, with translation MMLTISGLPPTTTYKDIKLLIKKQCNLNDFILDELVKDNGLKKVRIGLADESEGSHLIKCLDGFWVMGCALRVVPVSKSQNSQQNFGPQGNYNQPRNDYQQDYRPQWEPNMPASQLTSPQWTANSIGPGPGPNNNSYGFQQGPGPNSNMPPQHQNMHQNQYSNQQYQGHQGPPQNMGSMGSHAPNMGPNGPSMGHGMGQMRSDGKPFPRDQFQRPQDQGYGGPPRNAPDSGPPGQRPHVLRTVEIVDTPMNRPGGQHNRFPGQNYPAQSKPITIMKDNFQGPSQYSPGQNSGPPQAQPWIQQQKPFDKPSGPFDKPSGPYDKPSGPYDKPFDRADKPYDKDYGRPKSPRRHSPDRMSPRRHSPGRRVSPGRRMSPGRRMSPGRRMSPGRRMSPGRRMSPGRRMSPGRRVSPGRRMSPGRVSPGRRMSPGRREPPRDDRRSPGRMGPGMEPGRPQWNARRISPGKRSPERRPEPGSARYSPTRHTMDKRDDFRDNKTIRPAYEPTPQAPNQAMYSGGYRPNVEKDYPKPGRPVEPPSPWQQNKQPIRPDMLKRDDDRIPPRMPFDRQGKGKRSHSPRKSRSPVRRDKSQERFKRHSPSPRSPRRSWALEKRRSPEVREAPPPPIWPGQPPLEEKRPDFDEPRRPVWEYDKKAVDVRRPDEEPRFPPQDIIRVRTDLGPRPERREELDLRDDRFGRDGPKFSPRDDFDKVPKFSPRDVFEKKSRFAPLDDLEKKATFDLRDDFEANKPKFSPRDDFDDKRSKFVPFDDKRPKFSPREEFAKPPAFRDPPRDEFADPKFGRDDTRKDPKFPREFDRPKFSPRDDFNDRRDDFRREEERKWDVAKPAEREDYRREVPVKKPEAARMDLHREVLRKMSEELDKDFEDVHKRARDFQRRAEEFRRDDRKRDYDRREPEPKAYQDRPKFEDRPKPRDDDRFRFEERRKEDWNTEEYIKSKAIKAKKDKAIEEITQKILDKHNIDAEAEQNKRICQELKLAVSRIFTEMFGESDVSFIELIVKFNAKYSGAGEDKILRDVMSSFPSQFRPKRSNPDYSEAPPKSVKRFADPSPSQGDSKTKPHVPEWDMTQAPVTPNVGIPFPPPSMMPVMAPMNPMMVPPVYQQPFQEPQKQADNNILYLCKDDFEPFTDREAVLLKTYLIQQIVKESEAGQWAPDFTFRGLHSTLRYELQMRDEMSKEWLFKHDFSNSSFKFNILVYTSEELWYERAAIWLPGHSRSKIEPLDKLKLQNKNLDGARVSKWKLVKKIVTVKGTRVYVDMPPAAARALERYNMNLSYELQKVSVFLKAVAIDKDAFDLGLKDQSITNPIELKNAAINNPMPMIANDPKLVKITLPGNKNLGINQARKIREVIITQIFKYHQEGGKSKTDFVKHGFQSPRYFGILPENPESQRWLMKLDDCNLSMKIVVVGADEVNTRYIPMYITLPDDENRVNAPIILERLKHSNRGVKGIDFSKWKIQKLHKEFRNKAVFVRLEVDIDVISVETIMKMNYKLDFVDERNRTAVAEVKYHKSEKALLELIKKLKSELQDTYDDTDMDLGSGGSDDDEVVCLDKPEVVCIDN
- the LOC134658782 gene encoding uncharacterized protein LOC134658782 isoform X4, translated to MMLTISGLPPTTTYKDIKLLIKKQCNLNDFILDELVKDNGLKKVRIGLADESEGSHLIKCLDGFWVMGCALRVVPVSKSQNSQQNFGPQGNYNQPRNDYQQDYRPQWEPNMPASQLTSPQWTANSIGPGPGPNNNSYGFQQGPGPNSNMPPQHQNMHQNQYSNQQYQGHQGPPQNMGSMGSHAPNMGPNGPSMGHGMGQMRSDGKPFPRDQFQRPQDQGYGGPPRNAPDSGPPGQRPHVLRTVEIVDTPMNRPGGQHNRFPGQNYPAQSKPITIMKDNFQGPSQYSPGQNSGPPQAQPWIQQQQKPFDKPSGPFDKPSGPYDKPSGPYDKPFDRADKPYDKDYGRPKSPRRHSPDRMSPRRHSPGRRVSPGRRMSPGRRMSPGRRMSPGRRMSPGRVSPGRRMSPGRREPPRDDRRSPGRMGPGMEPGRPQWNARRISPGKRSPERRPEPGSARYSPTRHTMDKRDDFRDNKTIRPAYEPTPQAPNQAMYSGGYRPNVEKDYPKPGRPVEPPSPWQQNKQPIRPDMLKRDDDRIPPRMPFDRQGKGKRSHSPRKSRSPVRRDKSQERFKRHSPSPRSPRRSWALEKRRSPEVREAPPPPIWPGQPPLEEKRPDFDEPRRPVWEYDKKAVDVRRPDEEPRFPPQDIIRVRTDLGPRPERREELDLRDDRFGRDGPKFSPRDDFDKVPKFSPRDVFEKKSRFAPLDDLEKKATFDLRDDFEANKPKFSPRDDFDDKRSKFVPFDDKRPKFSPREEFAKPPAFRDPPRDEFADPKFGRDDTRKDPKFPREFDRPKFSPRDDFNDRRDDFRREEERKWDVAKPAEREDYRREVPVKKPEAARMDLHREVLRKMSEELDKDFEDVHKRARDFQRRAEEFRRDDRKRDYDRREPEPKAYQDRPKFEDRPKPRDDDRFRFEERRKEDWNTEEYIKSKAIKAKKDKAIEEITQKILDKHNIDAEAEQNKRICQELKLAVSRIFTEMFGESDVSFIELIVKFNAKYSGAGEDKILRDVMSSFPSQFRPKRSNPDYSEAPPKSVKRFADPSPSQGDSKTKPHVPEWDMTQAPVTPNVGIPFPPPSMMPVMAPMNPMMVPPVYQQPFQEPQKQADNNILYLCKDDFEPFTDREAVLLKTYLIQQIVKESEAGQWAPDFTFRGLHSTLRYELQMRDEMSKEWLFKHDFSNSSFKFNILVYTSEELWYERAAIWLPGHSRSKIEPLDKLKLQNKNLDGARVSKWKLVKKIVTVKGTRVYVDMPPAAARALERYNMNLSYELQKVSVFLKAVAIDKDAFDLGLKDQSITNPIELKNAAINNPMPMIANDPKLVKITLPGNKNLGINQARKIREVIITQIFKYHQEGGKSKTDFVKHGFQSPRYFGILPENPESQRWLMKLDDCNLSMKIVVVGADEVNTRYIPMYITLPDDENRVNAPIILERLKHSNRGVKGIDFSKWKIQKLHKEFRNKAVFVRLEVDIDVISVETIMKMNYKLDFVDERNRTAVAEVKYHKSEKALLELIKKLKSELQDTYDDTDMDLGSGGSDDDEVVCLDKPEVVCIDN